Proteins encoded by one window of Lathyrus oleraceus cultivar Zhongwan6 chromosome 1, CAAS_Psat_ZW6_1.0, whole genome shotgun sequence:
- the LOC127094005 gene encoding uncharacterized protein LOC127094005, translating into MTNDEGVTISKPKSQWNDNDRKLWYHDWKTQNIPISALGVDEYYHVSHYETAKATWDALEVANGGTNEVKQARINTLNQEFELFRMKHGETISDMQKRFTHIINRSNALGNLVSNVIATNKVLRCLNRE; encoded by the coding sequence ATGACCAATGATGAAGGTGTCACCATATCAAAACCGAAAAgtcaatggaatgataatgataggAAGTTGTGGTATCATGATTGGAAAACACAAAATATTCCCATATCCGcattaggtgttgatgagtattatcaTGTTTCTCATTATGAAACCGCCAAAGCTACGTGGGACGCATTAGAAGTTGCCAATGGGGGAACTAATGAGGTCAAACAAGCTAGAATCAACACATTAaaccaagagtttgaactctttcgtaTGAAGCACGGTGAAACCATttccgacatgcaaaagagatttacaCATATTATTAATAGATCGAATGCTCTAGGTAATCTTGTATCCAATGTTATTGCTACTAACAAGGtcttaagatgtcttaatagggaatga
- the LOC127119722 gene encoding protein KINESIN LIGHT CHAIN-RELATED 2: MNNATEEASESYTPHKDTYTQQASPRSTLSPRSTQSDSIDLAIDGVVDTSIEQLYTNVYEMRSSDQSPSRASFYSYGEESRIDSELGHLVGDAVDLEITKEVVTENKEDSLSNVNAIEKVIVSSSTGIGEGSAKASAKSRSLHNRNEKGTRKGNGFYNMMRKHRRLGLKDGVVDELDNPDLGPFLLKITRDMISSGENPNKALGFAHRALKSFEICNSDGKPSLEMVMCLHVLATIYCNLGQYNEAIPILERSIDVPVLEDGQDHALAKFAGCMQLGDTYAMMGNIENSLLFYTAGLEIQGQVLGETDPRFGETCRYVAEAHVQALQFDEARKLCQMALDIHKGNGLPASFEEAADRRLMGLICDSKGDYESALEHYVLASMVMAENRQELDVASVDCSIGDAYLSLARYDEAVFSYQKALTVFKSTKGENHPTVASVFVRLADLYNKIGKFKESKTYCENALRIFGKKNPGIPLEEIANGLIDVAAIYQSMNDLEKGLKLLKKALKIYNNVPGQQSTTAGIEAQMGVMYYMLGNYSDSYNIFKSSVTKFRASGEKKSALFGIALNQMGLACVQRYAINEAADLFEEARTILEKEYGPYHQDTLGVYSNLAGTYDAMGRVDDAIEMLEYVVGMREEKLGTANPDVDDEKRRLAELLKEAGRARNRRSKRSLETLLDSNSQVMKNNGIKVL; the protein is encoded by the exons ATGAATAATGCAACAGAAGAAGCTAGTGAAAGTTACACACCTCATAAGGATACCTATACTCAACAAGCATCACCAAGGAGTACACTAAGTCCAAGAAGTACTCAAAGCGATTCAATTGATTTAGCTATTGATGGTGTTGTGGATACTTCAATTGAACAATTGTATACCAATGTTTACGAAATGAGAAGCTCTGATCAATCACCTTCAAGGGCTAGTTTTTACTCATATGGCGAAGAGTCGAGGATTGATTCCGAGTTGGGTCATCTTGTCGGAGATGCTGTTGACTTGGAGATTACGAAAGAGGTTGTAACAGAAAACAAAGAGGATTCCCTTTCCAATGTCAATGCTATTGAGAAAGTTATTGTTTCATCAAGCACAGGGATCGGTGAAGGATCGGCTAAGGCATCTGCGAAAAGTCGAAGTTTGCATAATAGGAATGAGAAGGGGACTAGAAAAGGAAATGGATTTTACAATATGATGAGGAAGCATAGGAGGCTTGGTTTGAAAGACGGTGTTGTTGACGAGTTAGATAATCCAGATCTCGGACCGTTCTTATTGAAGATAACGAGAGATATGATATCTTCGGGTGAGAATCCAAACAAGGCTCTTGGTTTTGCTCATAGAGCTCTGAAATCATTTGAGATATGTAATTCAGATGGTAAACCAAGTTTGGAAATGGTGATGTGTCTTCATGTTTTGGCAACAATTTATTGTAATTTAGGACAATACAACGAGGCTATACCGATTCTCGAGCGTTCGATTGATGTTCCTGTTTTAGAGGATGGTCAAGATCATGCACTTGCTAAATTTGCAGGGTGTATGCAGTTAGGTGATACTTATGCAATGATGGGAAATATTGAGAATTCTCTACTGTTTTATACAGCAGGACTTGAAATTCAAGGGCAGGTCCTAGGGGAAACCGATCCTCGATTCGGTGAGACGTGTCGGTATGTAGCTGAAGCACATGTTCAAGCACTGCAATTTGATGAGGCTAGGAAGCTATGTCAAATGGCTCTTGATATTCACAAGGGAAACGGTTTGCCTGCTTCGTTTGAAGAAGCAGCCGATCGGAGACTAATGGGACTAATCTGTGACTCAAAAGGTGATTATGAAAGTGCTCTAGAGCATTATGTTTTGGCAAGTATGGTCATGGCGGAAAATCGCCAGGAACTAGATGTTGCGTCTGTTGATTGCAGCATAGGCGATGCTTATTTGTCATTGGCACGATATGATGAAGCGGTTTTTTCTTATCAGAAAGCGCTAACTGTTTTCAAATCAACCAAAGGAGAGAATCACCCAACAGTTGCCTCTGTTTTTGTAAGGTTAGCGGATTTATACAACAAAATAGGAAAGTTCAAGGAATCTAAAACTTATTGCGAAAACGCACTTCGAATTTTCGGGAAGAAAAATCCAGGAATTCCTCTAGAAGAGATTGCTAATGGTTTGATAGATGTTGCTGCAATTTATCAATCTATGAATGATTTGGAAAAAGGATTGAAGTTACTCAAAAAAGCATTGAAAATATATAACAATGTTCCTGGTCAACAAAGTACTACTGCTGGAATTGAGGCACAAATGGGAGTTATGTATTACATGTTAGGGAATTATTCTGATTCTTATAACATTTTTAAAAGTTCGGTTACGAAATTTCGCGCAAGCGGGGAGAAAAAATCTGCATTGTTTGGAATTGCATTGAATCAAATGGGTCTTGCTTGTGTCCAAAGGTATGCTATAAATGAAGCTGCAGATTTGTTTGAAGAGGCTAGAACTATATTGGAAAAAGAGTATGGCCCTTATCATCAAGATACATTAGGAGTCTATAGCAATCTTGCAGGCACCTATGATGCAATGGGAAG AGTGGATGATGCCATTGAAATGCTGGAATATGTAGTTGGCATGAGAGAAGAGAAGCTTGGAACAGCAAACCCTGATGTCGACGATGAGAAACGTAGGTTGGCCGAGTTGTTAAAAGAAGCAGGAAGAGCAAGAAACCGAAGGTCGAAAAGATCACTGGAAACACTTCTTGATTCAAACTCTCAGGTTATGAAAAACAATGGCATTAAGGTCCTATGA